Proteins encoded in a region of the Rhodococcus sp. SBT000017 genome:
- a CDS encoding DUF1542 domain-containing protein yields MEIVLIVIVIAAVALLVLRNKKNSAAAAETALADAKADARQSIERLGGQVYNLIGTDTPSKQALADASERNIAAGSQIDQATTPEQARLAKQTALEGLYYIRAARLAMGMDPGPEVQGIDGQQQAGRVTEDRKVDFEGREIAASPDPSDRTPNYYPGGRVAGRPVPAGWYSEPWWRPALVAGAWGMGSMFLFSAMFSGMAGVPEETAAGGDTGADGGGDGSGDDYSGGDTEYGAMDDGGGGGMFDGGGDFGGGGDFGGF; encoded by the coding sequence CCTGATCGTCATCGTCATCGCCGCAGTGGCCCTGTTGGTGCTGCGAAACAAGAAGAACTCCGCTGCGGCGGCCGAAACCGCGCTGGCCGACGCCAAGGCCGATGCCCGCCAATCGATCGAACGCCTCGGCGGTCAGGTCTACAACCTGATCGGCACGGATACACCGTCCAAGCAGGCCTTGGCCGACGCGTCCGAACGCAACATCGCCGCCGGTTCGCAGATCGATCAGGCCACCACTCCCGAACAGGCCCGACTGGCCAAGCAGACGGCGCTCGAGGGGCTCTACTACATCCGTGCCGCGCGCCTGGCGATGGGCATGGACCCGGGCCCGGAGGTGCAGGGCATCGACGGCCAGCAGCAGGCGGGGCGAGTCACCGAGGATCGCAAGGTCGACTTCGAGGGCCGTGAGATCGCGGCGTCACCGGATCCGTCCGATCGCACCCCGAACTACTACCCGGGTGGCCGAGTCGCCGGCCGTCCGGTACCCGCAGGTTGGTACTCCGAGCCCTGGTGGCGTCCGGCCCTGGTCGCAGGTGCCTGGGGAATGGGGTCGATGTTCCTGTTCTCGGCCATGTTCTCCGGCATGGCCGGGGTTCCGGAAGAGACTGCGGCCGGCGGCGACACGGGAGCCGACGGCGGGGGCGATGGGTCCGGCGACGACTACTCCGGCGGCGACACGGAATACGGTGCCATGGACGACGGCGGCGGTGGAGGCATGTTCGACGGCGGAGGCGATT